AGCCCGGAAACTGACGCCCAATCAGTGGGCGGGCGCCTGCGCGAGCTTCGCCGTGTCGGGGAACGCCCGCCCGGCCCACTCTTGGGGCGGCCGGCGCCGGTTCCGCGACACGACCTGGTGCCGTGTCGGGCAGGGTGCACCCGTCAAGCAGCGACGGCCGGTGCGACGGGTCTCCCCGGCCCTGCGGCCGAGGCGAGGCGTCGCAAGGCACCGGATCGGCCTCGCCGTGGGCCCACTCGGTTGATTCGGCAACGCCGCAAGCGGCCGCGCCGAGCGTCGCGACGGGACGAACGCTGCCTGACGCGCCCTAAGGGCAAGTCCCGCGAACCCCGGCGGTCGCGCGACGACAGCCACGGCGCCTCGCCGCGTTGTCGAACCATCCGAGTACACCCGGCACGAGGACGACTCTCCGACTTGCGATGCACCGCATCTGACGCCGCGCGCCGGTCCCCCGCGGACTGCGGGACAGCCCTTAGCTCTGGGACGGAAGCGTCGGCGAACCGGTGCCCGCACCCGGCTCCAGGGCGTCCAGCGCCCTGCGCAGTCCGGTGAGTTTGCGCTCGAGGTGGGCCGCCGTGGCGACGGCCGCAGCGTCCGCCGACTCGTCGTCCAGCTGCTTGGAGAGCGCCTCGGCCTGCTCCTCAACCGCCGCGAGCCGCGCGGACAGTTCGGCGAGGAGGCCCGCCGGCTCCTTGGCCTCGCCCGCGCCTTGTCCGCCACCCTCCAGCTGGAGCCGGAGCAGAGCCGCCTGCTCCCGCAGCTGACAGTTCTTCATGTAGAGCTCGACGAAGACGGAGACCTTCGCCCGGAGCACCCAGGGGTCGAACGGCTTGGAGATGTAGTCCACGGCGCCCGCGGCGTAACCGCGGAAGGTGTGGTGCGGGCCGTGGTTGATCGCCGTCAGGAAGATGATCGGGATGTCTCTGGTCCGTTCGCGGCGCTTGATGTGCGCGGCGGTCTCGAATCCGTCCATTCCCGGCATCTGAACGTCCAGCAGAATGACCGCGAAATCGTCCGTCAGCAGCGCTTTGAGCGCTTCTTCCCCTGACGATGCCCGCACCAGCGTCTGATCGAGCGCAGAGAGGATGGCCTCCAGCGCCAGCAGATTCTCCGGCCGGTCATCGACCAGGAGGATCTTGGCCTTCTGCACCATGCCTCGCCCTCCTCGCCCCGGCTTGGGGTCTCCCCAGCTCGTTGAGCCGGGGGAAACACCGGGCGCCGCCCCGAGGGACGACTCCCTTGCGCCGCCCGTCCTTGTGCCGGTCATGGTAGCCGCACCCCGCCCGTCGCCACACCCTGTCACCGCGATGTCACTGTGCACGTAGCAGAAACGCGGTG
The genomic region above belongs to Streptomyces marianii and contains:
- a CDS encoding response regulator, whose amino-acid sequence is MVQKAKILLVDDRPENLLALEAILSALDQTLVRASSGEEALKALLTDDFAVILLDVQMPGMDGFETAAHIKRRERTRDIPIIFLTAINHGPHHTFRGYAAGAVDYISKPFDPWVLRAKVSVFVELYMKNCQLREQAALLRLQLEGGGQGAGEAKEPAGLLAELSARLAAVEEQAEALSKQLDDESADAAAVATAAHLERKLTGLRRALDALEPGAGTGSPTLPSQS